The following are encoded together in the Saliniramus fredricksonii genome:
- the ccoP gene encoding cytochrome-c oxidase, cbb3-type subunit III, whose amino-acid sequence MASQDHKKDVDKVTGVSTTGHEWDGIKELNNPLPRWWLWVFYASIAFSVLYMFAYPAIPLISSSTTGLLGWHSRAAVVTDLEQLNETRGTNYAAIREAELDEIVADAQMASFAQAYGAAAFGDNCAGCHGAGGGGGPGYPNLLDDDWLWGGALDDIHQTVAFGIRSTHDETRFGDMPAFVRDGILDRDEAWAATDYVRDMAGLPVADNADLAFGEEVYVANCAACHGEGGEGMRALGAPNLVNGIWLYGSDRETIYEGIVNGRGAMMPHFGERLDDVTIKSLTIYVHALGGGE is encoded by the coding sequence ATGGCCTCGCAAGATCACAAGAAAGATGTCGACAAGGTCACGGGCGTCTCGACCACCGGCCATGAATGGGACGGTATCAAGGAACTGAACAATCCCTTGCCGCGCTGGTGGCTGTGGGTGTTCTACGCCTCGATCGCCTTCTCCGTGCTGTACATGTTCGCCTATCCCGCCATTCCGCTGATCAGCTCTTCGACGACGGGTCTGCTCGGCTGGCATTCGCGCGCAGCCGTGGTCACGGATCTGGAGCAGCTCAACGAGACCCGTGGGACGAATTACGCGGCGATCCGGGAAGCCGAACTCGACGAGATCGTGGCGGATGCGCAGATGGCGAGCTTCGCCCAGGCCTACGGGGCGGCGGCTTTCGGCGACAACTGCGCCGGCTGTCACGGTGCAGGCGGCGGCGGGGGTCCGGGCTACCCCAATCTGCTGGATGACGACTGGCTCTGGGGTGGCGCGCTCGACGACATCCATCAGACTGTGGCCTTCGGCATTCGCTCGACCCATGACGAGACGCGCTTCGGCGATATGCCCGCCTTCGTGCGTGACGGTATCCTTGATCGCGACGAAGCCTGGGCTGCAACCGATTATGTCCGCGACATGGCTGGTCTGCCTGTCGCCGACAACGCCGATCTCGCTTTCGGCGAAGAGGTCTATGTGGCGAATTGCGCGGCCTGCCATGGCGAAGGCGGGGAAGGCATGCGGGCGCTGGGAGCGCCGAATCTCGTCAACGGGATCTGGCTCTACGGCTCGGATCGCGAAACGATCTATGAGGGCATCGTCAACGGACGCGGCGCCATGATGCCGCATTTCGGCGAACGTCTCGACGACGTCACCATCAAGTCGCTCACCATCTATGTCCACGCGCTGGGCGGCGGCGAGTAA
- a CDS encoding 50S ribosomal protein L25/general stress protein Ctc — MSDMKKLSAVARDRVGKGAARAIRRQGYVPAVVYGTGQPPKAIAIQFKEAKKLIYDGGFMTTMFEIDIQGDKERVIPRDYQLDPVKDMPIHIDFFRVAKGQTVTVEVPVHFLNQETCVGIKRGGTLNVVRHTVELFVPADAIPDSIEVDIKDLEMGDSLHISAVKLPEGCSPTIQDRDFTIATIATPAGFKEEAEEGETGGGEEEGKE, encoded by the coding sequence ATGAGTGATATGAAGAAGCTCTCGGCTGTGGCGCGCGATCGGGTCGGCAAGGGGGCCGCCCGAGCCATTCGCCGCCAGGGCTATGTTCCCGCCGTCGTCTACGGCACAGGCCAGCCCCCGAAGGCCATTGCGATCCAGTTCAAGGAAGCCAAGAAGCTGATCTATGATGGCGGCTTCATGACGACGATGTTCGAGATCGACATCCAGGGCGACAAGGAGCGCGTGATCCCGCGCGACTACCAGCTCGACCCGGTCAAGGACATGCCGATCCACATCGATTTCTTCCGCGTCGCCAAGGGGCAGACGGTCACGGTCGAGGTCCCGGTGCACTTCCTCAACCAGGAAACCTGCGTCGGCATCAAGCGCGGCGGCACGCTCAACGTCGTGCGCCACACGGTCGAGCTCTTCGTTCCCGCCGATGCCATTCCGGATTCGATCGAAGTCGACATCAAGGATCTGGAGATGGGTGACTCGCTCCACATCTCGGCCGTGAAGCTGCCTGAAGGCTGCTCGCCGACGATTCAGGATCGCGACTTCACGATCGCCACCATCGCCACCCCGGCCGGCTTCAAGGAAGAGGCCGAAGAGGGTGAAACCGGAGGCGGCGAAGAAGAGGGCAAGGAATAA
- the pth gene encoding aminoacyl-tRNA hydrolase → MRLLVGLGNPGARYADNRHNIGFMVIEEIARAARAAPWRRKFQGEIAETTLDGERVLLLKPQTYMNESGRAVSEAQRFYKIALEDIVVFHDELDLAPAKLRVKKGGGNAGHNGLRSITAQCGNDYRRVRLGIGHPGDKKAVHAYVLSDFAKAEQPWVEDLARACADHAGLLARREDAAFQNKVHLAMADRGWGGKDDKRD, encoded by the coding sequence ATGCGTCTCCTCGTCGGCCTCGGCAATCCCGGGGCGCGCTATGCGGATAACCGCCACAATATCGGCTTCATGGTGATCGAGGAGATCGCCCGGGCTGCGCGTGCGGCACCGTGGCGGCGCAAGTTCCAGGGCGAGATCGCCGAGACCACGCTCGACGGCGAGCGCGTGCTGCTGCTCAAGCCGCAGACCTACATGAACGAATCCGGGCGCGCCGTCTCCGAGGCGCAGCGCTTCTACAAGATCGCGCTCGAAGATATCGTCGTGTTCCATGACGAGCTCGACCTTGCGCCCGCCAAATTGCGGGTGAAGAAGGGCGGCGGCAATGCCGGGCATAACGGGCTGCGCTCGATCACCGCGCAATGCGGCAATGATTACCGCCGCGTGCGACTCGGCATCGGCCATCCCGGCGACAAGAAAGCCGTGCATGCCTATGTGCTGAGCGATTTCGCCAAGGCGGAACAGCCCTGGGTGGAAGATCTCGCCCGCGCCTGCGCCGATCATGCCGGCTTGCTGGCGCGCAGAGAGGACGCCGCCTTCCAGAACAAGGTTCATCTCGCCATGGCCGATCGCGGCTGGGGCGGCAAGGATGATAAAAGGGATTGA
- the ychF gene encoding redox-regulated ATPase YchF, with the protein MGFRMGIVGLPNVGKSTLFNALTQTAAAQAANYPFCTIEPNVGDVAVPDERLDKLALIGKSAQVLPTRLTFVDIAGLVRGASRGEGLGNQFLANIREVDAIAHVVRCFEDGDVTHVDGKIDPIADIETIETELMLADLDSLEKRATALEKKVKGGDKEGKLSLDLMNRALVLLREGKPARLVEVADDEEKAFRMLGLLSAKPVLYVCNVEEESADQGNAFSQQVMERAEAEGAQAVVVSAKIESEIAVMPEEERRDYLEAVGLSEPGLNRVIRAGYRLLGLVTYFTVGPKEARAWTITAGTRAPQAAGVIHTDFEKGFIRAETIAYDDYVALNGESGAREAGKLRLEGKEYVVKDGDVLHFRFNL; encoded by the coding sequence ATGGGCTTCCGCATGGGCATTGTCGGGCTGCCGAATGTCGGCAAATCGACACTCTTCAACGCGCTGACGCAGACGGCTGCCGCACAGGCGGCGAATTACCCGTTCTGCACCATCGAGCCGAATGTCGGTGATGTGGCGGTGCCCGATGAGCGCCTCGACAAGCTCGCATTGATCGGCAAATCCGCGCAGGTGCTCCCCACCCGCCTGACCTTCGTCGATATTGCCGGCCTGGTGCGCGGCGCCTCGCGCGGCGAGGGGCTCGGCAACCAGTTCCTCGCCAACATTCGCGAGGTCGATGCCATCGCCCATGTGGTGCGCTGCTTCGAGGATGGCGACGTCACCCATGTCGATGGCAAGATCGACCCCATCGCCGATATCGAGACCATCGAGACCGAGCTGATGCTGGCCGATCTCGACAGCCTCGAAAAGCGCGCCACGGCTTTGGAGAAGAAGGTCAAGGGCGGCGACAAGGAAGGCAAGCTCAGCCTCGATCTGATGAATCGCGCGCTGGTATTGCTGCGCGAAGGCAAGCCGGCGCGGCTGGTCGAGGTCGCTGATGATGAGGAAAAGGCCTTCCGCATGCTCGGCCTGCTCAGCGCCAAGCCGGTGCTCTATGTGTGCAATGTCGAGGAAGAATCGGCTGATCAGGGCAATGCCTTCTCGCAGCAGGTGATGGAGCGCGCTGAGGCCGAGGGCGCGCAGGCCGTTGTCGTGTCCGCCAAGATCGAAAGCGAGATCGCGGTGATGCCGGAAGAGGAGCGGCGCGACTACCTCGAAGCTGTCGGCCTCTCGGAACCCGGCCTCAACCGCGTGATCCGCGCCGGTTACAGGCTGCTCGGCCTCGTCACCTATTTCACCGTCGGCCCCAAGGAAGCCCGCGCCTGGACCATCACCGCCGGCACCCGTGCGCCGCAGGCGGCAGGCGTGATCCATACCGATTTCGAGAAGGGCTTCATCCGCGCCGAGACCATCGCCTATGACGATTACGTGGCACTCAACGGCGAGAGCGGCGCACGTGAGGCGGGCAAGCTGCGGCTGGAAGGCAAGGAATACGTCGTCAAGGACGGCGACGTGCTGCATTTCCGCTTCAATCTCTGA
- a CDS encoding hydroxyethylthiazole kinase, producing MADTTFSKTFERESETCLPRRDDGVADAAGLAPACAALLARITAQPTRIHAITNAAAQVFTANLLLAAGAIPSLTHARDEVEAFTQRADALLVNLGTLDEERKIAIPRAMAAAHEAGRPVVLDPVFVDRSPPRLAFACELLAAQPAILRCNAAEFEALTGASANPDTLRGEASRRGCVIALTGAVDFVTDGERFFEIRNGHPLMARITAMGCAGTALIAAFASREADTLIAASSALLALGIAGEIAGSRAAGPGSFQPAFLDALYALDGATIAQSARTA from the coding sequence ATGGCCGATACGACCTTCTCGAAGACATTTGAACGCGAATCTGAAACCTGCCTCCCCCGGCGTGATGATGGAGTCGCGGATGCCGCCGGCCTCGCCCCGGCATGCGCCGCGCTGCTGGCGCGCATCACCGCGCAACCCACCCGCATCCACGCCATTACCAATGCTGCCGCCCAGGTCTTCACCGCGAACCTGCTGCTCGCCGCCGGCGCGATCCCCTCGCTGACCCATGCGCGCGACGAGGTCGAGGCCTTCACGCAGCGCGCGGATGCGCTTCTCGTCAATCTCGGCACCCTCGATGAAGAGCGCAAGATCGCCATCCCCCGTGCCATGGCGGCGGCGCACGAGGCCGGGCGTCCGGTGGTGCTCGATCCCGTCTTCGTCGATCGCTCCCCGCCCCGCCTCGCCTTCGCATGCGAACTTCTCGCCGCGCAACCCGCGATCCTGCGCTGCAACGCTGCCGAATTCGAGGCGCTGACGGGCGCGTCGGCAAATCCTGATACGCTGCGCGGCGAAGCCTCCCGGCGCGGCTGCGTGATCGCGCTGACGGGCGCCGTCGATTTCGTCACGGATGGCGAGCGGTTCTTCGAGATCCGTAACGGCCACCCGCTGATGGCGCGCATCACCGCCATGGGCTGCGCCGGCACCGCCCTGATCGCGGCCTTTGCGAGCCGCGAGGCGGATACGCTCATCGCCGCATCCTCGGCCCTGCTTGCGCTCGGCATTGCCGGCGAGATCGCAGGCAGCCGCGCTGCGGGGCCGGGCAGCTTCCAGCCCGCCTTCCTCGATGCGCTCTATGCGCTCGATGGCGCCACCATTGCACAATCAGCGAGAACGGCATGA
- the thiE gene encoding thiamine phosphate synthase, with translation MNPVDIRLYGILGPQDTRERAIAACARAAAEGGTTIIQLRDKHADARLLVEQARALKAALAGTGVSLVVNDRVDIALAADLDGVHLGQSDMDPVDARRLLGPSKIIGITLKTEAHARALTDQPVDYACIGGVFATTSKDNPETPVGLSGFAQVAAIARETRPGMPVGAIAGINLANLRSVIGAGADGVAVISALFAQEDVAGAAHGLRQAIDAALAERGA, from the coding sequence ATGAACCCGGTCGATATCAGGCTCTACGGCATTCTCGGACCGCAGGATACGCGCGAGCGCGCCATCGCCGCCTGCGCCCGCGCCGCCGCCGAGGGCGGCACCACCATCATTCAACTGCGCGACAAGCACGCTGATGCGCGCCTGCTCGTCGAGCAAGCCCGGGCGCTGAAGGCCGCGCTCGCGGGGACCGGCGTCAGCCTCGTCGTGAACGACCGCGTCGACATCGCGCTCGCCGCCGATCTCGATGGCGTCCATCTCGGCCAGAGCGACATGGATCCGGTGGATGCCCGCCGGCTGCTGGGGCCGTCGAAGATCATCGGGATTACCCTCAAGACCGAGGCCCATGCGCGCGCGCTCACAGACCAGCCCGTCGATTATGCCTGCATCGGCGGTGTCTTCGCCACAACCAGCAAGGACAATCCCGAAACGCCGGTGGGGCTCTCCGGATTCGCACAGGTCGCCGCGATCGCACGCGAAACGCGCCCCGGCATGCCGGTCGGCGCGATTGCCGGGATCAATCTGGCCAATCTGCGCAGCGTGATCGGCGCCGGCGCGGACGGGGTTGCCGTCATCTCGGCGCTGTTTGCGCAGGAAGATGTCGCCGGCGCCGCGCACGGGTTGCGCCAGGCCATCGACGCGGCCCTGGCGGAGCGCGGGGCGTGA
- the thiD gene encoding bifunctional hydroxymethylpyrimidine kinase/phosphomethylpyrimidine kinase — protein sequence MTAIAVTIAGSDSGGGAGIQADLKTFSALKVYGASVITALTAQNTQGVQAIHDVPADFIAAQMDSVFSDLKVDAVKIGMLSQVGVIETVAAGIERHGISRVVLDPVMVAASGDRLLSEDAIAALRTVLLPHAAIVTPNLPEAAAILGEDVAQDEEAMRDQGRRILAMGPSAVLIKGGHGSGAESTDLLIESTNIHRFAAPRIATKNTHGTGCTLSSAIAAKLAQGTTLHPAVEAAKAYISAAIAAGRDLDIGHGHGPVHHFHSYW from the coding sequence ATGACCGCCATTGCAGTGACCATCGCAGGCTCCGATTCCGGCGGTGGCGCGGGTATCCAGGCCGATCTGAAGACGTTTTCCGCCCTCAAGGTCTACGGCGCCAGCGTGATCACGGCGCTCACCGCGCAAAACACGCAGGGCGTCCAGGCTATCCACGACGTGCCGGCTGATTTCATCGCGGCGCAGATGGACAGCGTCTTTTCCGATCTGAAGGTCGACGCCGTGAAGATCGGCATGCTCTCGCAGGTCGGCGTGATCGAGACCGTCGCCGCAGGCATCGAACGCCACGGCATCTCGCGCGTCGTGCTCGACCCGGTCATGGTGGCGGCTTCCGGCGATCGCCTGCTCAGCGAGGATGCGATCGCGGCCTTGCGCACCGTGCTCCTCCCCCACGCCGCCATCGTCACCCCCAACCTGCCCGAAGCCGCAGCTATCCTCGGTGAGGATGTGGCACAGGACGAGGAGGCCATGCGCGATCAGGGCAGGCGCATCCTCGCCATGGGCCCCTCTGCCGTGCTGATCAAGGGCGGGCACGGTTCGGGCGCCGAGAGCACTGATCTCCTGATCGAATCGACCAACATCCACCGCTTTGCCGCCCCGCGCATCGCGACGAAGAACACCCACGGCACCGGCTGCACGCTTTCCTCGGCCATCGCCGCGAAACTGGCACAGGGCACCACGCTGCACCCCGCCGTCGAGGCGGCCAAGGCCTATATCAGCGCCGCGATCGCGGCGGGCCGCGACCTCGATATCGGACACGGGCATGGCCCCGTCCACCATTTCCACAGCTATTGGTGA
- a CDS encoding TRAP transporter substrate-binding protein, with product MAPSTISTAIGDIMINRRNALGLTVGGLAASAAIASPAIARENGLRFRMVTSWPRGRAGPGVSAQRVAERINRMAEGRLHVELFAAGEIVSAFGVLDAVSEGTVEMGHSAAIYWQGKMPAASFFTTVPFGLGPIEHQAWIALRGGQELWDELYRPYGVRAFMAGNPGPNMGGFFRERIASLADLRGRRIRIVGLGAQIFEKLGATPVNLPAGEMVTALDRGAIDGVEFLAPASDYDTGLHQHAPYYYAPGFNKPNGPSELLISDAAWQQLPDDLRAIVAEGARAEHALALADAHQDNARALDAMLTTGNVSIEAFPGDLISAAREAAGEIIDEIAATSQLAERIVASYREAQGTLRNWTALSSDMARSLVRS from the coding sequence ATGGCCCCGTCCACCATTTCCACAGCTATTGGTGACATCATGATCAACCGCCGCAACGCGCTCGGTCTGACCGTCGGCGGCCTCGCCGCGAGCGCGGCTATCGCCTCCCCCGCCATCGCACGCGAGAACGGGCTGCGCTTTCGCATGGTGACATCCTGGCCGCGCGGGCGTGCCGGGCCGGGTGTCTCCGCGCAGCGGGTGGCCGAGCGGATCAACCGCATGGCGGAAGGACGGCTGCATGTCGAACTCTTCGCCGCCGGCGAGATCGTCTCGGCCTTCGGCGTGCTCGATGCCGTGTCGGAAGGCACCGTCGAAATGGGCCATTCGGCCGCGATCTACTGGCAGGGCAAGATGCCCGCCGCGAGCTTCTTCACCACGGTGCCCTTCGGCCTCGGCCCGATCGAGCATCAGGCCTGGATCGCCCTGCGCGGCGGCCAGGAACTCTGGGACGAACTCTACCGGCCCTATGGCGTGCGCGCCTTCATGGCGGGTAATCCGGGACCGAATATGGGCGGCTTCTTCCGTGAACGCATCGCGAGCCTCGCGGATCTGCGCGGACGGCGCATCCGCATCGTCGGGCTGGGCGCGCAGATCTTCGAGAAGCTCGGCGCCACGCCGGTGAACCTGCCCGCTGGCGAGATGGTCACTGCGCTCGATCGCGGGGCGATCGACGGTGTCGAATTCCTCGCTCCGGCGAGCGATTACGATACCGGGCTGCACCAGCACGCGCCGTATTATTACGCGCCCGGTTTCAACAAGCCGAACGGACCGAGCGAATTGCTGATCTCGGATGCGGCCTGGCAGCAATTGCCGGACGATCTGCGCGCCATCGTCGCGGAGGGGGCACGCGCCGAGCATGCGCTGGCGCTGGCCGATGCGCATCAGGACAATGCCCGCGCCCTCGATGCGATGCTCACCACCGGCAATGTCTCGATCGAGGCCTTTCCCGGCGATCTGATCAGCGCGGCGCGGGAAGCGGCAGGCGAGATCATCGACGAGATCGCGGCCACCTCGCAGCTTGCCGAGCGCATTGTCGCCTCCTATCGCGAGGCGCAGGGCACGCTGCGCAACTGGACTGCGCTGTCATCGGATATGGCGCGATCGCTTGTGAGATCATAG
- the coaD gene encoding pantetheine-phosphate adenylyltransferase produces MTQQTSQQPRLRTALYTGSFDPVTNGHLDVIAQGARLCDRIVLAIGVHPGKTPLFSPAEKEAMLREACAGIAQAENVAIDVITFDDLAVDAARRAGAGVILRGLRDGSDLDYEMQMAGMNATMAPQVQTVFLPASPSVRHITATLVRQIAKMGGDVSAFAPPVVVARLTEKLGNGAA; encoded by the coding sequence ATGACGCAGCAAACCAGTCAGCAGCCACGCCTGCGCACCGCCCTCTATACCGGCTCCTTCGATCCGGTCACGAATGGCCATCTCGACGTGATCGCCCAGGGCGCACGCCTGTGCGACCGGATCGTGCTCGCGATCGGCGTGCATCCGGGCAAGACGCCGCTGTTTTCCCCCGCCGAGAAGGAAGCGATGCTGCGCGAAGCCTGTGCCGGTATCGCGCAGGCGGAGAATGTCGCCATCGACGTCATCACCTTCGACGATCTCGCCGTCGATGCCGCCCGTCGCGCCGGCGCAGGCGTGATCCTTCGCGGTCTGCGCGACGGTTCGGATCTCGATTACGAGATGCAGATGGCCGGCATGAACGCCACCATGGCGCCGCAGGTGCAGACCGTGTTCCTGCCCGCCTCCCCTTCCGTGCGCCACATCACCGCCACGCTGGTGCGCCAGATCGCGAAGATGGGCGGCGACGTTTCCGCCTTTGCACCGCCCGTCGTGGTCGCGCGCCTGACCGAGAAGCTCGGTAACGGTGCGGCCTGA